The following are from one region of the Centropristis striata isolate RG_2023a ecotype Rhode Island chromosome 19, C.striata_1.0, whole genome shotgun sequence genome:
- the pmaip1 gene encoding phorbol-12-myristate-13-acetate-induced protein 1, with protein MASPDLTATVEFCALELRQVGDGLFWRYKLLEILIRNYKTVTKIK; from the exons ATGGCCAGCCCTG ATCTCACTGCCACTGTTGAATTCTGCGCACTGGAGCTGCGTCAGGTTGGAGATGGGCTTTTCTGGAGATACAAACTGCTGGAAATACTGATCAGGAACTACAAGACTGTTACTAAAATCAAGTGA